Within the Saccharopolyspora gloriosae genome, the region AGCCGCTGGCGGAGAGGTGCAGGCGTGACGGCAGAAGGCAACGGCGGCCCGTTGGCGGGCGTGCGGGTGGTGGAGCTGGCGGGCATCGGCCCGGCTCCGTTCTGCGGGATGCTGCTGGCGGATCTGGGCGCGGACGTCGTGCGCGTGGGTCGTCCCGGCGGCGGCCCGAACAAGCACGACCTGCTCGATCGCGGCAAGCGCGCGGTGTCGGTGAACCTCAAGCACGAGCGCGGCCCGGAAACGGTGCTGGCGTTGGTGGAGCAGGCCGACGTGCTGATCGAGGGTTTCCGGCCGGGTGTCGCCGAACGCCTCGGGGTGGGGCCGGAGCAGTGCTGGGAGGTCAACCCGAAGCTCGTGTTCGGCCGGATGACCGGCTGGGGTCAGGACGGCCCGCTGGCCTCGACGGCGGGACACGACGTCGGCTACATCGCGTTGAGCGGCATGCTGCACGCCATCGGCCGCAAGGGCGGGCCGCCGCAGGTTCCGGCGAACCTGCTGGGAGATTTCGGCGGCGGTGCGATGTACCTGGCCGTCGGCGTGCTGGCCGCGGTGCTGCAGGCGCGCACCAGCGGACAGGGCCAAGTCGTCGATGCATCCATTGTGGACGGTGCTGCGCATTTGGGGTCGATGCTGTTCGGCTTCGCCGCATCGGGAGCGTGGAGCACCGAGCGCGGCACGAACATGCTCGACACCGGCGCCCCGTACTACGACGTGTACGAGACCTCCGACGGCGAATACATGGCGGTCGGCGCTCTGGAACCGCAGTTCTACGCGGAACTGCTGGCTCGCCTCGACCTGACCGGCGAGGCCCCGGACCGCGACGACCCGGCGAATTGGCCTGCCCTGCGCGAACGGCTCGCCGAAGTCTTCGCGCAGCGCACCCGCGCGGAGTGGACCGAGGTTTTCGACGGCTCCGACGCCTGCGTCGCGCCGGTGCTGTCGATGACCGAAGCTCAAGACCACCCGCACATCCGCGCCCGCGGCACGTTGCCGAGCCCGGACGGCGTGCTGCAACCGGCGCCCGCCCCGCGCTTCTCCCACACCCCGAGTTCGCCGCCGCGCCCGGTGCCGGTGCCGGACGCCGCGGTGCTGACGGACTGGCAGGTGTCCACCGCTGCCGACCTGCTCGCTTCCGGCGCGATTCACGAGGTATGAGGGACCTCGGATTGGTCCGCACAGCGGAATCTCGGCTGCCTGCCTGCTGCGGGATCTCCGCCACGAGGAACATCGCCGCCTCAGCGCGAAGGCGGCCGAGACCCCGCGGGTGGCCGCGCTGCTCAGGTGGTCACCGCTCATCGGCTTCGTCGCCGGCAAGACAACGACACAAGACGCTCTGCACGGGCTGTTGAAGGGAAGCGTGAACACGAGATGCGCAGGGAACTGTTCGAGGCGGAGCACGAGGCGTTCCGCGAGACCGCCAAGACGTTCATCGCGAAAGAGCTGCTGCCCCACCAGGAAGAGTGGGAGGCGGCGGGCGTGGTCAGCCGCGAAGCGTGGACGGCCGCCGGGAAGCAGGGCCTGCTGGGCATGGCCGTCGACGAGGAGTACGGCGGTGGCGGCGTC harbors:
- a CDS encoding CaiB/BaiF CoA-transferase family protein is translated as MTAEGNGGPLAGVRVVELAGIGPAPFCGMLLADLGADVVRVGRPGGGPNKHDLLDRGKRAVSVNLKHERGPETVLALVEQADVLIEGFRPGVAERLGVGPEQCWEVNPKLVFGRMTGWGQDGPLASTAGHDVGYIALSGMLHAIGRKGGPPQVPANLLGDFGGGAMYLAVGVLAAVLQARTSGQGQVVDASIVDGAAHLGSMLFGFAASGAWSTERGTNMLDTGAPYYDVYETSDGEYMAVGALEPQFYAELLARLDLTGEAPDRDDPANWPALRERLAEVFAQRTRAEWTEVFDGSDACVAPVLSMTEAQDHPHIRARGTLPSPDGVLQPAPAPRFSHTPSSPPRPVPVPDAAVLTDWQVSTAADLLASGAIHEV